In Aegilops tauschii subsp. strangulata cultivar AL8/78 chromosome 3, Aet v6.0, whole genome shotgun sequence, one genomic interval encodes:
- the LOC109742805 gene encoding probable histone acetyltransferase HAC-like 1 isoform X1, translated as MDARQTAQVNQVVGAVGMPPPQSQTQDAWVDPQFVMMRGSTRDKIFEYIGRKQTSADWRRRLPELARRLEELLFRKYPSKAEYYNMMKQQIEPHLQFAIKQLSALNQQRQQNQQLSRQISSSPGNGTMILTPGITQGTSETSRMSYVTGDIGPSSSGAGMVPLNANMGEAPDQHVNTLLSLGMNPTHQDHPRDSNNNLMIDTADTPATNRFLKSRAPLKEIRKEPKFSCPVCMNELVDASSTICGHIFCQKCIQASIQAQSKCPTCRRTLTMNSFHRVYLPTMD; from the exons ATGGACGCGCGTCAGACTGCGCAGGTGAATCAGGTCGTCGGCGCCGTCGGGATGCCGCCGCCGCAAAGCCAGACGCAGGACGCGTGGGTCGATCCCCAGTTCGTGATGATGCGCGGCAGCACCCGAGACAAGAT ATTCGAGTATATAGGAAGGAAGCAAACCTCGGCTGATTGGCGGAGGAGGTTACCGGAGCTCGCGAGGAGGCTTGAGGAACTCTTGTTTAGAAAATACCCAAGCAAG GCGGAGTACTACAATATGATGAAGCAGCAAATTGAGCCGCACTTGCAGTTTGCTATCAAGCAGTTGAGTGCTCTGAACCAACAACGACAACAGAACCAACAATTGTCAAGACAGATATCATCTTCCCCTGGCAATGGGACGATGATTCTGACACCTGGTATCACGCAAGGCACAAGTGAAACTTCTAGAATGTCTTATGTGACAGGCGATATTGGCCCTTCGTCGTCTGGTGCAGGCATGGTTCCTCTGAACGCCAACATGG GGGAAGCTCCTGATCAGCATGTGAACACACTGCTTTCTCTGGGGATGAACCCTACACATCAAGATCACCCCAGAGACAGCAATAACAACCTCATGATAGACACAGCGGACACACCTGCAACCAACAGATTCTTG AAATCCCGTGCACCTCTGAAGGAGATCCGAAAGGAACCAAAGTTTAGCTGCCCAGTCTGCATGAATGAGCTGGTTGATGCGTCATCCACCATCTGTGGCCACATCTTCTGCCAGAAGTGCATCCAGGCCTCCATCCAGGCTCAGAGCAAGTGTCCGACCTGCCGTAGGACGTTAACTATGAACAGTTTTCACCGCGTCTACCTCCCGACGATGGACTGA
- the LOC109742805 gene encoding probable histone acetyltransferase HAC-like 1 isoform X2: MDARQTAQVNQVVGAVGMPPPQSQTQDAWVDPQFVMMRGSTRDKIFEYIGRKQTSADWRRRLPELARRLEELLFRKYPSKAEYYNMMKQQIEPHLQFAIKQLSALNQQRQQNQQLSRQISSSPGNGTMILTPGITQGTSETSRMSYVTGDIGPSSSGAGEAPDQHVNTLLSLGMNPTHQDHPRDSNNNLMIDTADTPATNRFLKSRAPLKEIRKEPKFSCPVCMNELVDASSTICGHIFCQKCIQASIQAQSKCPTCRRTLTMNSFHRVYLPTMD, translated from the exons ATGGACGCGCGTCAGACTGCGCAGGTGAATCAGGTCGTCGGCGCCGTCGGGATGCCGCCGCCGCAAAGCCAGACGCAGGACGCGTGGGTCGATCCCCAGTTCGTGATGATGCGCGGCAGCACCCGAGACAAGAT ATTCGAGTATATAGGAAGGAAGCAAACCTCGGCTGATTGGCGGAGGAGGTTACCGGAGCTCGCGAGGAGGCTTGAGGAACTCTTGTTTAGAAAATACCCAAGCAAG GCGGAGTACTACAATATGATGAAGCAGCAAATTGAGCCGCACTTGCAGTTTGCTATCAAGCAGTTGAGTGCTCTGAACCAACAACGACAACAGAACCAACAATTGTCAAGACAGATATCATCTTCCCCTGGCAATGGGACGATGATTCTGACACCTGGTATCACGCAAGGCACAAGTGAAACTTCTAGAATGTCTTATGTGACAGGCGATATTGGCCCTTCGTCGTCTGGTGCAG GGGAAGCTCCTGATCAGCATGTGAACACACTGCTTTCTCTGGGGATGAACCCTACACATCAAGATCACCCCAGAGACAGCAATAACAACCTCATGATAGACACAGCGGACACACCTGCAACCAACAGATTCTTG AAATCCCGTGCACCTCTGAAGGAGATCCGAAAGGAACCAAAGTTTAGCTGCCCAGTCTGCATGAATGAGCTGGTTGATGCGTCATCCACCATCTGTGGCCACATCTTCTGCCAGAAGTGCATCCAGGCCTCCATCCAGGCTCAGAGCAAGTGTCCGACCTGCCGTAGGACGTTAACTATGAACAGTTTTCACCGCGTCTACCTCCCGACGATGGACTGA
- the LOC109742800 gene encoding probable histone acetyltransferase HAC-like 1: MPQRQSQMQDATGLHAGVDNQFVMLRNSTREKIFEYIERKQPSAIWRGWLPELARRLEEVLFREYPNKAEYYNMMRGPILTHLRFAMNLLSVQNQQQQQNLQLSRQITCPPRNGTMIVTPGVTHGTSENSGMSHVTGNIGPLSFGADMVPLNANMGTLLPGEAPDEHVNTLMSMEMSPTHHDRPRACNNNLVIDTVDTPATNGLLKPRVPVKEARKEPKFSCPVCMNELVDASSTICGHIFCQNCIEASIQAQSKCPTCRRTLTRNSFHRVYLPTMD, translated from the exons ATGCCGCAGCGGCAAAGTCAGATGCAGGATGCGACGGGCCTCCACGCAGGGGTCGATAATCAGTTTGTGATGCTGCGCAACAGTACTCGGGAGAAAAT ATTCGAGTACATAGAAAGGAAGCAACCATCGGCTATCTGGCGGGGGTGGCTGCCGGAGCTTGCGAGGCGGCTCGAGGAGGTCTTGTTTAgagaatacccaaacaaggc TGAGTACTACAATATGATGAGGGGGCCGATTTTGACCCACTTGCGGTTTGCCATGAACCTCTTGAGTGTTCAgaaccaacaacaacaacagaaCCTACAATTGTCAAGGCAGATAACATGCCCCCCTCGCAATGGGACAATGATTGTGACACCTGGTGTCACGCATGGCACGAGTGAAAATTCTGGAATGTCTCATGTGACGGGCAACATTGGCCCTCTGTCGTTTGGTGCAGACATGGTTCCTCTGAACGCCAACATGGGTACCTTGCTGCCGG GGGAAGCTCCTGATGAGCATGTGAACACACTGATGTCTATGGAGATGAGCCCTACACACCATGATCGCCCCAGAGCATGCAACAACAACCTCGTGATAGACACAGTGGACACACCTGCAACCAACGGACTCTTG AAACCCCGTGTACCTGTGAAGGAGGCCCGAAAGGAACCAAAGTTCAGCTGCCCAGTCTGCATGAATGAGCTGGTCGATGCGTCATCGACCATCTGTGGCCACATCTTCTGCCAGAACTGCATTGAGGCCTCCATCCAGGCTCAGAGCAAGTGCCCGACCTGTCGTAGGACGCTAACCAGGAACAGTTTCCACCGCGTCTACCTCCCGACGATGGACTAA